A region from the Peromyscus maniculatus bairdii isolate BWxNUB_F1_BW_parent chromosome 5, HU_Pman_BW_mat_3.1, whole genome shotgun sequence genome encodes:
- the Omd gene encoding osteomodulin: MGFLSPIYVLFFCFGVRVYCQYEAYQWDEEYDQEPSEDYEPEFQFHQNVEYGVPFYQNTLGCAKECFCPINFPTSMYCDNRKLKTIPNIPMHIQQLNLQFNDIEAVTANSFINATHLKEINLSHNKIKSQKIDYGVFAKLSNLQQLHLEHNNLEEFPFPLPTSLERLLLGYNEISTLQTNALNGLVNLTMLDLCYNHLSDSMFKEKNLSKLEKLMQLNLCNNRLESMPPGLPSSLMYLSLENNSISSIPDNYFDKIPKLHALRISHNKLKDIPYDIFNLSNLIELNVGHNKLKQAFYIPRNLEHLYLQNNEIENINVTMMCPSTDLLHQHHLTYLRVDQNKLKEPISSYIFFCFPHIHSIYYGEQRSTNGETILLKTQVFRRYQDEEEDEEEEENHDGQDNTLEGQDATEEHFNSHYYGMQDWQETI, encoded by the exons ATGGGCTTTTTAAGTCCAATAtatgttcttttcttctgttttggagTTAGAGTATATTGCCAATACGAAGCTTACCAATGGGATGAGGAGTATGATCAAGAGCCAAGTGAGGATTATGAGCCAGAATTTCAATTTCATCAAAATGTTGAATATGGAGTGCCTTTTTATCAGAATACTTTAGGCTGTGCTAAGGAATGCTTCTGTCCAATTAACTTTCCAACATCAATGTATTGTGACAATCGTAAACTCAAGACTATCCCAAATATTCCAATGCACATTCAGCAACTCAACCTTCAGTTCAATGACATTGAGGCTGTGACTGCAAATTCATTCATCAATGCAACTCATCTAAAAGAAATTAACCTCAGCCACAACAAAATTAAATCTCAAAAGATTGACTATGGTGTGTTTGCTAAACTTTCAAATCTACAACAACTTCATCTAGAGCACAACAACTTAGAAgaatttccatttcctcttcctacatcTCTGGAAAGACTCCTTCTTGGTTATAATGAAATCTCCACACTTCAAACAAATGCCTTGAATGGGCTGGTAAACTTGACTATGCTTGATCTCTGCTATAATCATCTTTCTGATTCAATGTTCAAAGAAAAGAATCTTTCCAAACTGGAAAAACTAATGCAGCTCAACCTATGTAATAACAGATTAGAATCAATGCCTCCTGGATTGCCTTCTTCACTTATGTATCTATCTctagaaaataattcaatttcATCTATACCAGACAATTATTTTGACAAAATTCCAAAACTTCATGCTCTAAGAATATCAcacaacaaactgaaagacattCCATATGATATATTTAATCTTTCCAACCTTATAGAACTCAATGTTGGACACAATAAATTGAAGCAAGCATTCTACATTCCGAGGAATTTGGAACATCTGTACctacaaaataatgaaatagaaa aCATCAATGTGACAATGATGTGTCCTTCTACTGACCTACTACACCAACACCATTTAACATACCTTCGTGTGGACCAAAATAAGCTAAAAGAACCAATAAGTTCATACATCTTCTTCTGCTTCCCTCATATACACAGTATTTATTATGGTGAACAAAGGAGCACTAATGGTGAAACAATATTACTGAAGACTCAAGTTTTCAGGAGATAtcaagatgaggaggaggacgaggaggaggaggaaaaccaTGATGGCCAAGACAACACTCTTGAGGGTCAAGACGCAACAGAAGAGCACTTTAATTCTCATTATTATGGAATGCAAGATTGGCAAGAAActatatag